One window of Nocardia nova SH22a genomic DNA carries:
- a CDS encoding WD40 repeat domain-containing protein, whose amino-acid sequence MPLIAAGYRTRGAVRVLPSYGTTTNYAVDPGGRWAAIGSGDGRVDLVDLSTGSAPESLPPGDGTDYEALAVNGNGRWVVSGNSSGTVLLWDSHSHQAPEKFPDPDHAWALAVAVTSDGRWVAVADYNGRVRVWDTRTSVVHDVSAEFGQFDAGFTLSADGRWLVTLGQDSHLRQWDLWTEAPPRNLGGPEIHAGARPVASPDGRWVVAATSEGRMGLWDTRSDAPPRLYPVTLPGPSAVSADGRWVAWCDNGSVMLWDSLGDGAARTRIAPPDTSCQGVTIDPETDRVTTVDRVGRVAKWDFDHPSDAHRLPDVASLGANPILVSDGGDRVVSQTSDGRIGMWNAHSDALPRTVDRDTSFADVALSSDGRWLVSAYDEVRVLDLDGTVPVRTMPGTQPLSNVAIDGDDGRVIAGDENGRVHLWDTHSPAPPRLLSMPGEIRATAISADGRWVAAAQNSGAVQIWDTADAAAPPRTMPFSGPDSVVLLRISPDGRWVVGRGKTSGLRLWDTRTQAPPRILRAPDTDAMIVNMAISPDGRWVAGSTSKGVLLWSTDSRQEGVAWPLQLWGLADGLAFGTGSDSITVVSDEGEAVVQPLIRDADPDALCAALGGGITDEEWRGWVSLSVRPVDICPH is encoded by the coding sequence ATGCCCCTGATCGCCGCCGGGTACCGGACGCGCGGTGCGGTGCGGGTGCTTCCGTCGTACGGTACGACCACGAACTACGCGGTCGATCCCGGCGGACGCTGGGCGGCGATAGGATCCGGCGACGGTCGGGTGGATCTGGTCGATCTGAGTACCGGTTCGGCGCCGGAGTCTCTGCCGCCGGGTGACGGAACCGATTACGAGGCGCTGGCCGTCAACGGGAACGGTCGCTGGGTGGTGAGTGGCAATTCGTCCGGGACGGTTCTGCTGTGGGACAGTCACTCGCATCAGGCACCCGAGAAGTTTCCCGATCCCGATCATGCATGGGCGCTCGCTGTCGCGGTGACATCCGACGGGCGGTGGGTCGCCGTCGCCGACTACAACGGTCGGGTGCGAGTCTGGGATACCCGGACATCCGTCGTTCACGATGTGTCCGCCGAATTCGGGCAGTTCGATGCCGGGTTCACATTGAGTGCGGACGGTCGCTGGCTCGTGACCCTCGGGCAGGACAGTCATCTGCGGCAATGGGATTTGTGGACCGAGGCTCCGCCCAGGAATCTGGGAGGACCGGAAATCCACGCGGGTGCCCGGCCGGTCGCCAGCCCGGACGGACGCTGGGTGGTCGCCGCGACCTCGGAGGGCCGAATGGGGTTGTGGGACACCCGGTCCGACGCACCGCCGCGGCTGTATCCTGTCACCCTGCCGGGGCCGAGCGCGGTGAGCGCGGACGGTCGCTGGGTGGCGTGGTGCGACAACGGGAGCGTAATGCTCTGGGACAGTCTCGGTGACGGTGCCGCCCGCACCCGGATCGCCCCACCCGATACCAGCTGCCAGGGCGTCACCATCGATCCGGAAACGGATCGGGTCACGACCGTGGATCGGGTCGGCCGCGTGGCGAAGTGGGATTTCGACCATCCCTCGGATGCTCACAGGCTGCCGGACGTGGCTTCCTTGGGCGCGAACCCCATTCTCGTGTCCGACGGCGGTGATCGAGTGGTGTCGCAGACGAGCGACGGGCGGATCGGCATGTGGAACGCGCACTCCGATGCCCTCCCGAGAACCGTCGATCGCGACACCTCCTTCGCCGACGTCGCACTGAGTTCCGATGGCCGATGGCTGGTTTCCGCATATGACGAGGTGCGAGTGCTGGACCTGGATGGAACCGTCCCGGTGCGCACGATGCCGGGCACGCAGCCGCTGTCGAACGTGGCGATAGACGGTGACGACGGTCGGGTGATCGCCGGCGACGAGAACGGCCGAGTCCACCTGTGGGATACGCACTCTCCCGCGCCGCCGCGGCTGCTGTCGATGCCCGGTGAGATCCGGGCGACCGCGATCAGCGCCGACGGCAGATGGGTTGCCGCCGCGCAGAACTCGGGCGCCGTCCAGATCTGGGATACCGCCGATGCGGCGGCACCACCCAGAACGATGCCTTTTTCGGGCCCGGACAGCGTTGTGCTGCTCCGGATCAGTCCTGACGGCCGGTGGGTGGTCGGCCGTGGCAAGACGAGCGGGCTTCGTCTGTGGGACACGAGAACTCAAGCGCCGCCGCGGATTCTCCGCGCACCGGACACCGATGCGATGATCGTCAATATGGCCATCAGTCCCGACGGCCGATGGGTCGCCGGATCGACCAGCAAGGGTGTTCTGCTCTGGAGTACCGACTCCCGGCAGGAGGGAGTCGCCTGGCCCCTGCAGCTGTGGGGACTGGCCGACGGATTGGCGTTCGGAACGGGCAGCGATTCGATCACCGTGGTGTCCGACGAGGGTGAGGCCGTGGTTCAACCTCTCATCCGCGACGCGGACCCGGATGCGCTGTGCGCCGCACTCGGCGGCGGTATCACCGATGAGGAATGGCGCGGCTGGGTGTCGCTGTCGGTGCGACCTGTCGATATCTGCCCGCACTGA
- a CDS encoding DUF4231 domain-containing protein gives MTDAREHPYDRDDPVLRRLHDQLDWYRHKSRSAQTAYKRVKFGQIVVGAIIPVIAAAGVTGWITAIVASAVVIAEGAQQLFQWHTHWLLYRSTAEELKHEDFLYSIQSGPYTGDDRRTVLAERIEAVMNKEHATWTATGRSQATTSPSTHLAGTPAAKPADLV, from the coding sequence GTGACCGACGCACGCGAACACCCGTACGACCGTGACGATCCGGTTCTGCGGCGGTTACACGACCAGCTGGACTGGTATCGCCACAAGAGCCGCAGCGCCCAAACCGCCTACAAGCGAGTGAAATTCGGCCAGATCGTGGTCGGCGCCATCATCCCGGTGATCGCCGCGGCCGGTGTCACCGGCTGGATCACGGCGATCGTCGCGTCCGCCGTCGTCATCGCCGAGGGCGCCCAGCAACTGTTCCAATGGCACACCCACTGGCTCCTGTACCGTTCCACCGCCGAGGAATTGAAGCACGAGGACTTCCTGTACTCGATCCAGTCCGGCCCCTACACCGGCGACGACCGCCGCACGGTACTCGCCGAACGCATCGAGGCCGTGATGAACAAGGAACACGCGACCTGGACGGCGACCGGACGATCACAGGCCACGACATCGCCGAGCACACACCTCGCGGGTACCCCGGCAGCGAAACCGGCGGATCTCGTCTGA